In Papaver somniferum cultivar HN1 chromosome 1, ASM357369v1, whole genome shotgun sequence, a genomic segment contains:
- the LOC113356912 gene encoding serpin-Z1C-like translates to MRNSCSLDSPLWIQAMKNLFTEEASNGKNLVYSPLSIYTALGLLASGSKGETLDELLGFLKSRNLDSLNVFCSQLMKSLNETQLSLVNSVWVEKSCDLNPKFREVADSIFGAHVQSVDFRHEANAARLMVNQWVETKTNALIKDLMPEGSVSDTASVLLVNALYFKGLWHNGQFEKSLTKNSKFYLLDGHSSVEVPFMTSTEYQYISYQNGFKVLTLPYKIKTEKKSRYGRMSDNPFDFRARRFSMHIILPDRRDGLEELIDFASTDSASFLDKYIPKYASVKRTGEFKVPKFKITFDFDAKRILSELGLVVPFSSEADFTEMLSGNGSIDKVIHKCFVEVDEEGTEGAAATLIEFLECSMGGPPRPPPPVVDFVADHPFMFIIRDDITGVLLFSGYILNPLLSS, encoded by the exons ATGAGGAATTCTTGCTCACTAGATTCTCCGTTATGGATCCAAGCTATGAAAAATCTCTTTACGGAAGAAGCAAGCAACGGCAAGAATTTAGTGTATTCTCCGTTATCAATTTACACTGCTCTGGGATTATTAGCTTCAGGATCAAAAGGCGAAACTCTAGATGAATTGTTAGGGTTCTTAAAATCTCGAAATCTCGATTCTCTTAATGTGTTTTGTTCTCAACTTATGAAATCATTGAATGAAACCCAACTATCTCTTGTTAATAGTGTTTGGGTCGAGAAATCTTGTGACCTAAACCCCAAATTTCGAGAGGTTGCCGATTCAATCTTTGGTGCACATGTTCAATCTGTGGATTTCAGGCATGAG GCTAATGCAGCGAGACTGATGGTGAACCAATGGGTCGAAACGAAAACCAATGCATTAATCAAAGATCTAATGCCAGAAGGATCTGTTAGCGATACCGCAAGTGTTTTGTTGGTGAATGCACTCTATTTCAAAGGATTATGGCACAACGGTCAGTTTGAAAAATCGTTAACAAAGAACTCAAAGTTCTATTTACTTGATGGGCATTCATCTGTTGAAGTCCCATTTATGACCAGCACAGAGTACCAATACATATCGTATCAAAACGGCTTCAAAGTACTCACACTCccatacaaaataaaaacagaaaaaaagtCGAGGTATGGCCGGATGTCTGATAACCCATTTGATTTTAGAGCTCGACGGTTTTCTATGCATATAATTTTACCTGATAGACGTGATGGCCTTGAAGAGTTGATAGACTTTGCAAGTACTGATTCAGCTAGCTTTTTGGATAAATACATTCCGAAATATGCATCGGTGAAACGAACGGGCGAATTCAAGGTCCCCAAGTTTAAGATAACATTTGATTTTGACGCAAAAAGAATTCTCAGTGAATTGGGTTTAGTCGTGCCTTTTAGTTCCGAAGCAGACTTTACTGAGATGTTGAGTGGTAATGGTTCAATTGATAAAGTTATCCACAAGTGCTTTGTTGAAGTTGACGAGGAAGGAACTGAAGGTGCTGCAGCTACTCTTATCGAGTTCCTTGAGTGTTCAATGGGTGGTCCTCCTCGTCCACCACCACCAGTAGTGGATTTTGTTGCTGACCATCCTTTCATGTTTATCATCAGAGACGACATCACAGGAGTTTTGTTGTTCAGCGGATACATTCTTAATCCCTTGCTGTCCTCTTGA